CGCGTTGGCCGCCGTCGCCGCGGCCACCTGCTCCAAACTCAGGCCGCGTAAGGCGGCAATCGTTTCCGCCACATACCGCACATGGGCCGGCTCGTTGCGACGGCCGCGGTGCGGCTGGGGCGTAAGGTAGGGCGAGTCGGTTTCGATGAGCAGCCGCTCAAGGGGTACGCTGGTGGCGACCTCTTTAAGTTTCGCGGCATTGGGATAGGTCACCGGGCCGGCCAGCGAGATATAGAAGCCCAGTTTAATCACTTCACGGGCCATTTCCAAGCTCCCGGAGAAGCAGTGAAAAACGCCGCGCAACCCTTTCGCTTCTTTTTTGACGATAGCCAGCACATCACCGTGGGCATCGCGGTCGTGGATAATAAAGGGCAAGTCTAGCTGCCGCGCCAGGTCCAGGTGGCGGATAAAGACCTCCTGCTGCACCTGGCGCGGCGACAGGTTGTAATAATAGTCAAGGCCGGTTTCGCCGATGGCGACCACCTTGGGGTGAGCCGCCCAGGCGGCAAGCTGGTCATAGTCGCTTTCCCGCACGTCTTTGGCGTCATGGGGGTGGACGCCCACGGCGGCATAGATATTGTCGTACCGCTCGGCCAACCCAAGCGAGCGTGCCGACGAGGCCATGTCGGCCCCGACGTTGAGAAAGCCGGATACGCCGCCGGCCGCCAACCGGGCGATTACCTCGGCCCGGTCGGCGTCAAACCGTTTGTCGTCAACATGGGCATGGGAGTCAAACAGCATGCTATTTCACCTTGCTGCCGGGCGGCATGTCGGGCGCGTCCACCAGGACCAGCTTGTCGCCGTTTGAGGCGGCCAGTACCATGCCGCGCGACTCGATGCCGCGGATTTTGGCCGGTTTGAGGTTAGCTACCAGTACGACATTTTTGCCTACCAGGTCTTCCGGCTTATAGTGCAGGGCGATGCCGGAAACAATGGTGCGCTGTTCGGTGCCGAGGTCAACCGTCAGCTTGAGCAGTTTGTCGGCTTTCGGCACTTTCTCACAGGCCAGCACCTTCGCCACCCTGAGGTCCATCTTGGCAAATTCGTCAATGGTGATTTCGTTTGCCTGCTCGGCCGGCGCCGGCATCGGGGCCGCTGCCACGGGCGGGCGCCGGGTGGCTGCCGTTTCCGGTTCTTCGTCAGCCTTTACTTCAATGCGCGGGAAAATCGGCTCGGGCTTATTAACCCGCGTGCCGGCTTTCAACCGGCCCCACCGCTGCGCATCGTCCAGCCGCATGTCACCCAAGTTTTCCTCGATGCCGAGCTGCGACCAGATCTTCGGCGCCGTTGCCGGCATGAACGGCGAGATAAGGATGCTGACGATCCTGAGCACCTCGGCGAGATTATACAAAACGGTGTTCAACCGGCTCTTCTTGGCCGCATCCTTGGCCAGCGCCCATGGCGCCGTCTCATCAATGTATTTGTTGGCGCGGCCGATAAGGCCCCATACCTCCTTGAGGGCGGCGTTAATCTCCATATGTTCCATGTACTTTTCGTAAGCGGCGGCCGTATTTTGCGCCAACGCCACCAGCTCCAGGTCGATGGGCTCGGTTGCGCCCGGACCCTCAATAGCGCCGCCGTTAAAACGGCCAATCATGCTAAGGGTGCGGTGGAGCAGATTGCCGAGGTCATTCGCCAAATCGGCGTTAATCCGGTTTATTAGCGCTTCGCGGGAAAAGTTGCCATCCATGCCAAGGGTAATCTCTTTGAGGAGGAAATAACGGATGGCGTCGGCGCCAAACTCGTCAATCAGGGCCAGCGGATCGATGACGTTGCCCTTGGACTTGGACATCTTGTCGCCTTCGACGACCAGCCAGCCGTGGCCGTACACCATCTTCGGCAGCTCAATGCCCAGGGCCATGAGAATGATCGGCCAGATAATGGTGTGGAAACGGACGATCTCTTTACCTACCAGATGCACGTCGGCCGGCCAGTATTTGTTAAACTTTTCGCGGTCGTGCAGGTAGCCCGCGGCGGTAATGTAATTGACCAGCGCGTCAAACCACACATACACCACATGTTTGGTATCGAACGGCACCGGGATGCCCCAGTCGAAAGTGGTCCGCGAAACGCAAAGGTCTTCCAGGCCGCTCTTAATAAAGTTGATCATCTCGTTGCGCCGTGACGCAGGCTGAATGAAATCAGGGTTCTCCTCGATATATTGGAGCAGGCGGTCCTGGTACTTGGACAGGCGGAAGAAATAGCTTTCCTCCTGCACCAGTTCCACCGGGCGGCCGCAGTCGGGACATTTGCCGTCTACCAGCTGCCGCTCCAGCCAGAACGTTTCACAGGGCGTACAATATTGGCCTTCATAGGTCGCTTTGTAAATGTCTCCCTGGTCGTAAATCTTCTGGAAAATGCTCTGTACTACTTCCTTGTGCCGCGTCTCGGTGGTACGGATAAAGTCGTCGTTGGAAATATTGAGCTTCTCCCACAGATGTTTAAACGACGCGACGATTTTGTCCACATACTCAATAGGCGTCACGCCATGCTCCTTGGCTTTGCGCTCAATCTTTTGGCCGTGCTCGTCCGAACCGGTCAGGAAGAACACGTCATAGCCGGCGAGCCGCTTGTAGCGGGCGATGGCGTCGGCAATCGTGGTGCAGTAGGCGTGACCGATATGCAGCCGGTCGCTGGGATAGTAAATCGGGGTGGTAATGTAAAAAGACTTGCGGGACATGTTAGGCCTCCTCCTTGCTGAAAAACCTTTGCTTTATCATCCACGGGCGACTTCATCGACAGTTTTTACCAATTATAACCATATCGGATAACGACAGTCAACCCGTCTTTATGATACATTACGTGTTTCTTCGACAAAAACACCTGTTGCCTACAGTAATATGTCACCTATTTTGGAAAAAACAATGAAATTTGGAAAAAATTAGGTTGACAAGCATTGTAATATTTGGTATTATTTAGTCAGACAGGTTTTGTCGAATATTGTTGAAATGGAAGGAGATAGATCTAATGAAATCGACAGGAATCGTTCGTAAAGTGGATGAACTTGGCCGCGTGGTTATCCCCATCGAGCTGCGCCGCACACTGGATATCGAAGAAAAAGACGCTCTCGAGATATATGTTGACAATGACCGCATCATCCTGCGGAAATATGAACCGGCCTGCGTATTCTGCGGCAACGCTGACGAAGTAACCAATTTCAAGGGCAAGAACGTGTGCCGCGAGTGCCTGGAAGCAATGGTCCAAAAAGCGATTTAGAGATTTAAAATAAATTTTATAACCACGAAGGACGCAAAGTTACGCAAAGGATTTTTTGCTGGCGCGACAACGCCGCGCCCGGTATGCCCTTAGTGTCCTTTGCGGTCTTTGTGGTTAATTTAAACTAAAAGCGCGCTTGCGCTTTTTTTATTTGCCCTCAGCCGCCACTACCGCCTGGTAGACCTCGCGCCGGGACAAGCCGCGTTCGGCCGCGACCGCCCGAATGGCCTCCTTTTTGGGCCTGCCGGCCGCAACCAGAGCGGCCACGGCGTCAGCCAGCGGCACTTCTGCCGGCGCCGCCTGCGGTGCGGCCGGCGCGCTTTCCCCGGCGCCGGCGACAATGAGGGTAAATTCGCCGCGTGGCTCATGGCTTTGATAATGCGCCAGGAGGCTCGTGAGCGTGCCGCGAACGAATTCCTCGAACTTCTTGGTTAGCTCCCGCCCGGCCACGGCCGGACGGTCGCCCAAAAATTCCCTCAGCTCATTCAGCGTAGCGATTAAGCGATGGGGGGCTTCGTAGAATATCAGGGTATGCGGCAAAGACGCCAAAGCAGCCAACCATTCGCGCCGCTTTTTGTTCGTTTTCGGCAAAAACCCGACAAAGGTAAACGTCGTGGTATCCAGGCCGGAAGCGACCAGGGCCGTGAGCGCGGCATTGGGCCCCGGCACGGGCACGACGGTCACGCCGGCCGCCAGCGCCAGCCGCACCAGGTCGGCCCCGGGGTCGGATATTCCGGGCATACCGGCGTCACTAACCAGGGCGATGTCCTCGCCGGCCAGAAGTCGCCCGATTAGTTCCGGCCCCTTGGCCTGCTTGTTGTGCTCATGGTATGCAGTGAGCGGGGTATGAATATCGAAATGGGCGAGCAGTTTGCGCGTGTGGCGGGTATCCTCGGCGGCAATGAGGGATACTTCGCGCAGTAGCCGCACCACGCGGTAGGTAATGTCCTCCAGGTTGCCGATCGGCGTTGCGCAAAGATACAGCGTGCCTGTCTTAGTCAAGATTCTCACCGCCTGACCTAACGTAGTACTCCAGTATTTGCGGACTGTAGCGGCCGTCCGGTCCGTAAACGATCAAAGGCGGCATCACTTCCAGCCCGGGCCGGGCGCCCCGCACCGCCTCGACGAGCACCAAAGCGGGGCTTTTGTCCACGAAAGGATGCACAAACCGCAGGCGCTTAGGTTCCAGACCGGCGCCGCTTAAGGCATTTATTATTTCGGTTAAGCGCTCGGGCAGATGAACCATGGCAAAGCGCCCCCGGTATTTGACAAGATACCGGGCGGCGGCGACTACGTCCGCAAGGCTGGCCGTTAGCTCATGCCGGGCGGCAGCCACCTGTTCCCGTGGACTAATCCGGCCATCGCCCACCGGTCGGTAGGGGGGGTTGGCTACGACCAAGTCCCAGGCCCCTGCCGGCAGCACGCCTTTAAGGCGGCGCAGATCAGCGGCAACTACCGCCATCTGCTTGGTCAGCCCGTTTAGCTGTACGCTGCGCTGCGCCCGTTCGGCGGCTGCACTGTCAATTTCCACGCCGACCACCCGGCCGGCGCCCCGGGCCACCAGTAAAAGGCCGATGACCCCTGTGCCTGCACCCAGGTCGACGGCCGTCGCGCCGGTCCGGACGGTTGCGAAATGGGCGAGCACGATTGAATCTATGGAGAAGCAAAACGCATCAGGATGCTGGATAACCCGCAGATTATTTATAATTAGGTCGTCGACCCGTTCGCCCGGATAAAGCGGCACCTTATCCATCTACTCTTTTTCCACCAGTTCTCCCCATGGGATTTCCAGGGTACGGCCACTATCGTCAGCCAAAAGAACGGTCGCCGTCTTTTTCCCGGGGTTGACTGCGACCACCTTGCCTTCACCTTCTACCGTCACCACTTCCCGGCCGACGGTGGGCGCCGCCGTCCGTTTGCAGTTTTCATAACAGTCGTTTTCAAATTTAAGGCAGCACATTAGCCGGCCGCAAATACCGGAAATTTTGGTGGGGTTGAGCGACAGGTTCTGGTCTTTGGCCATGCGGATCGAGACAGGCTCAAAATCGCCCAGGAAGGTGGCGCAGCAGAGCGGGCGGCCGCAGCAGCCGATGCCGCCGCACATTTTGGCTTCGTCACGCACCCCGATTTGCCGCAGTTCGATGCGCGTGCGGAAAACAGCCGCCAAATCTTTTACCAGTTCGCGAAAGTCGATCCGCCCGTCGGCGGTAAAATAAAAGATGATTTTATTAACATCAAAGGTGTATTCCACGTCGACCAGGTTCATGGGCAGGCCATGGGCCTGGATTTTTTGTTCGCATATCTTAAACGCTTCTTTTTCTTTAAGCCGGTTTTCTTTTACCTTTTCGGCGTCCTGCTCCGTGGCTTTGCGCTGCACGGGTTTTAGCGGCAGAACAATCTTCTCCTCCGGCACCTGCCGCGGTCCGATAACCACTTCGCCGTATTCCAGTCCCCGGGCCGTTTCGACAATAACATGATCACCCCGGGCCAACTCGAGTTCGCCGGGGTCGAAGTAATAGATCTTGCCCGCTTTTTTAAAGCGCACGCCGACTACCGTGTATAGCATCGCTACCCTCCTTTGCCAAATCAACAAGATGAATAAATAACGCCTCGCAGGTTAGGCGAATATTGGCATTACCCTGCACCGCCCGTCCCGCATCCCGGACGGCGGCCAGCGCCGCAAAGAGCGCCGGCGGTGTCCATGCCCGGGCCAGTCCGGCAAGCTCATGAGTTAGATCGAGGTTAAATAAGAGGTCTGGCCGGTGACCTTCGGCCAGCAGTAGAAGGTCGCGCAACAGACAGGTCAGATAGTGTAAGAAGGCGGTAAAATCGGCCGGAGCCAGCTTGTCCAGCGTTGCCGCCGCCGACCAGACCGTCTCCATGTCCGCCGCCGGCAGTTTCGCCAGCATGGCTGCCGCCTGGTCGCGCAGGGCCATTCCGCCGGGGGTGAGCAGCGCCAGTGCCGTCCCCATCCGGCCGCCGCTCAGCCGGGCGGCGACACGGGCCGCTTCTTCGCCATAGCCCCGCCGGGTCAGCGCTGCCGTCAGGACCTCCGGCGGCAGCGGCGCAAAGCGGAGAACCTGGCAGCGTGAGCGGATGGTGTCAATGAGAGCGTGGGGCGACGCGGTCAGCAAAATAAAGATTAACCGCGGCGGCGGTTCCTCGAGCAGCTTAAGCAGACTGTTGGCCGCCTGCGCGGTCATACGCTCAGCCTGCTCTATGACGCACAGCCGCCACCCGTCGCCTCCGGCCAGTGCCGCTTCATGCTGGAGCTCCCGGATCTGGTCAATTTTTATCGTATTGCCGGCGGGAACTATCACCTTTAGCGCCGGGTGGGCAAATTCCGCTGTCTGCCGGCAAGCCGGACAGCCCCCGCAGGGCCGAACAGCGCCCTGACACAACAGCGACGCCGCCAGCGCTTTGGCCACCAGCGTCTTGCCCACGCCTTCCGGCCCGGCAAACAGCAGGGCATGCGGTAGCCGCCCGCTGCGCAGCATACCCTGCAGCATCTTTATCGTTTCGGCATGACCGACAATCTCGTCCCAAAACATAGTTAAATTTCTAACCGCAGAGTTTCTATCCACAGTGAGTTTTTAACCACAGAGGACACGGAGGAATTGATTTACATTATATTCTTTGCGTGATGGATATCACGCGCTCTGTATCCTCCGTGGTTAGACTCCAATGTTTTCATGTTTTTGTGGTGACATTTATGCCATTTTGGTGCTAATTTATGGCATGATTGTCTCCGCGGTTTCCCCTCCACTTTCCACTTTCTACTTTCCGTTTTCCACTTTCCATTTTCCCTACATATACAAATCAACCAGCAGGCCCCGGATGGCGTCCAAACGGCCCAGGATGGCCAGCTGGCGCTCCTGGCCGCCCCGCACGTCCTCGGCCAGGGCGGCAAGGTGTTCGTCAATCTGCCGGATGGTGGTATAAATTTTTTGCCGCCCTTGGCGGTCCCAGCCCAGCTGGGACTGGAGGGCATACATCCGGCCGACGGCCTCGCTGAGAAACTCCCGCACCAGCTCCCGGTAGGTCTTTAGCTCGGCATACGTAGGCGTGGCCGACAGCCGTTTGCCCTGTTCGCCAATCGCGTCAAGAAGCTCATTTAAGCGCTGCCGGCTGTGTTGATCCTGACTTCTGGCCAAGTTGAGGGCAAAGGCGCCGCCGCTTTCTTCCGCTTTGACGCCGCCTTCGCGCTCGGGCTTTAAGGGCGGACTAGCGGAGCCCATCTTATTAATCTTCACCGGCTCCCCCTCCTGTCCAGGAATTGTTGCACCGCGGCGATAACCTTGGCATGCACCGCCTGCACCGAACCGTCGGCTTCGATAACGCAAAACCGGTCGGACGCGGCGGCAAGCCGGAGAAATCCTTGCCGTACCTGCTCGTGAAAGCGGGCCGCTTCCAGCTCGATCCGGTCTTTCGCCCCGCGGCCGGCCATCCGCCCGTATAGCACCTCCTGCCGGCAGTCGAGCAGAATGGTAAGGTCGGGCTCAAGGCCGCCGGTGGCGAAGGTGTTGATGGCCGCAAGCTCATGCTCTGGCAACTGCCGGGCCACCCCCTGATAGACGATGGTCGAATCGGCATACCGGTCGGACAGGACAATTTCGCCGCGCGCCAGCGCCGGAGCGATAACCTCGGCCACATGCTGGGCGCGGGCCGCCATATAGAGCAGCGCTTCGGTCCGGGCCGCCATTCGCGCGTTAGCCGGATCCAGCAGCAGGGCGCGGATGGCATCGCCGAGCGGCGTGCCCCCCGGTTCGCGGGTGCAGCGCACCGGCCAGCCCTGCGCCCTAAGGTAGTCGGCGAGTAAAGCGAGCTGAGTGGTTTTGCCCGCCCCGTCGGCGCCTTCAAAAGTTATAAACAATCCTGGCATCTATTCCACCACTTTTATGGTATTGAGGGTATAATCCTCCGGGCCGGAAATATGCAGCCCCGCTTCCTGCAGCCGCAGGCAATACTGAATAATGTCTTCGGAAATGATTTCCCCGGGGCAAAGCAAGGGAATACCCGGCGGATAAAAGGTGACGATTTCGGCGCAAATGCGCCCGGCCGCTTCCCGAAACGGCACGATGCGCGTATTGCCGAAAAGGGCACGGCGCGGCGACAGGGCCTGCACCGGCGGCTCAGGATAGGTAGTGGTGCTGTATACGTCGTCAACGGCGGTAAAATCGCGTTTGCCCACATGGTTTTCGGCCAGGTCGCGCAGCGCGTCCACCAGGGCCTGCGCCTCCCGTTCGGAATCGCCGAGGGTAATGAGGAACAGGATATTGTACATATCGGACAGCTCGACCTGCACCTTGTACTTGTGGCGCAGGATGCGCTCGGCTTCGGCGCCCTTCAGGCCCAGCCCCTTGACGGTCACCGTTACCTTGGTGGGATCGAAGGCATAAACGCCAGGGTTGCCGACTTTTTCGGCGCCAAAGCAATACAGGCCGGGAATTTTGTTAATCTCCGCCCGCACCCATTCGGCCAGGTCGATCGCCCGTTCAATCAGCTGGCGGCCCTCGGTAGCCATTTGCATGCGGGCCACGTCGAGCGAAGCCATCAGAATGTAGTTGGGGCTGGTCGACTGAACAAGCTGCAGCATGGCCTTAAGGCGCGGCACACTGATGCGTCCCTCGCGGCAGTGAACCATGGAGCACTGGGTCATCGCCCCGATAATCTTATGGGTACTCTGGGCGCAGATGTCCGCTCCCGCGTCCAAAGCCTGCAGCGGCAGCCGGCTGCTGAATTTGAGATGAGGCCCGTGGGCTTCGTCGACAATGACGGCCATATTGCGGGCGTGAACGATATCGACAATCCGTTTAAGGTCAGTGGCTACCCCGTAATAGGTGGGGTTGATAATCAGCACCCCCTTGGCGTCAGGGTGCTGCTCGACCGCCTTTTCCACCGTCTCGGGCGTGACCCCCATGGCCAGCCCCAGCTCATAGTCTACCTCGGGCTGCATAAACACCGGCGTGGCCCCACTGAGGATAATGCCGCCGATGATAGAGCGGTGCGCATTGCGCGGCACAATGATCTTTTCTTTGGGGCCGGCAATGGTCAGGATCATGGCGTAAATGCCGCCGGTTGTACCATTAACGACAAAAAAGCTATGGTCGGCGCCGTAAAGCTCGGCCGCCAGGTCCTGCGCCGCTTTGATGCAGCCATGGGGCTCATGCAGGTCATCAAGCTCGGCCATAAGGGCGAGGTCGAGCGCCAGTGTCTCGGCGCTCACAAATTGACGCAGGCGCGGGTGCATGCCTTTGCCCATTTTATGTCCCGGTGTATGAAACGGGATAGCCCCGTCTTCGACATAATGCTGCATCGCCTGAAGCAGCGGCGTATCGGTCTGCTTAAAATGCACGGCGTGTGCCTCCTTGGTTGCGGTATACTGGGTAAAAATCCCTTCAATGTAGTATGTCCCGGATTGCGCACTTTCAAAGCACATTCGCTGCCAGGCGGCCA
This genomic interval from Sporolituus thermophilus DSM 23256 contains the following:
- a CDS encoding TatD family hydrolase; translation: MLFDSHAHVDDKRFDADRAEVIARLAAGGVSGFLNVGADMASSARSLGLAERYDNIYAAVGVHPHDAKDVRESDYDQLAAWAAHPKVVAIGETGLDYYYNLSPRQVQQEVFIRHLDLARQLDLPFIIHDRDAHGDVLAIVKKEAKGLRGVFHCFSGSLEMAREVIKLGFYISLAGPVTYPNAAKLKEVATSVPLERLLIETDSPYLTPQPHRGRRNEPAHVRYVAETIAALRGLSLEQVAAATAANARELFRLP
- a CDS encoding YaaR family protein — its product is MKINKMGSASPPLKPEREGGVKAEESGGAFALNLARSQDQHSRQRLNELLDAIGEQGKRLSATPTYAELKTYRELVREFLSEAVGRMYALQSQLGWDRQGRQKIYTTIRQIDEHLAALAEDVRGGQERQLAILGRLDAIRGLLVDLYM
- the rsmI gene encoding 16S rRNA (cytidine(1402)-2'-O)-methyltransferase, with the translated sequence MTKTGTLYLCATPIGNLEDITYRVVRLLREVSLIAAEDTRHTRKLLAHFDIHTPLTAYHEHNKQAKGPELIGRLLAGEDIALVSDAGMPGISDPGADLVRLALAAGVTVVPVPGPNAALTALVASGLDTTTFTFVGFLPKTNKKRREWLAALASLPHTLIFYEAPHRLIATLNELREFLGDRPAVAGRELTKKFEEFVRGTLTSLLAHYQSHEPRGEFTLIVAGAGESAPAAPQAAPAEVPLADAVAALVAAGRPKKEAIRAVAAERGLSRREVYQAVVAAEGK
- a CDS encoding tRNA1(Val) (adenine(37)-N6)-methyltransferase is translated as MDKVPLYPGERVDDLIINNLRVIQHPDAFCFSIDSIVLAHFATVRTGATAVDLGAGTGVIGLLLVARGAGRVVGVEIDSAAAERAQRSVQLNGLTKQMAVVAADLRRLKGVLPAGAWDLVVANPPYRPVGDGRISPREQVAAARHELTASLADVVAAARYLVKYRGRFAMVHLPERLTEIINALSGAGLEPKRLRFVHPFVDKSPALVLVEAVRGARPGLEVMPPLIVYGPDGRYSPQILEYYVRSGGENLD
- the metG gene encoding methionine--tRNA ligase, which produces MSRKSFYITTPIYYPSDRLHIGHAYCTTIADAIARYKRLAGYDVFFLTGSDEHGQKIERKAKEHGVTPIEYVDKIVASFKHLWEKLNISNDDFIRTTETRHKEVVQSIFQKIYDQGDIYKATYEGQYCTPCETFWLERQLVDGKCPDCGRPVELVQEESYFFRLSKYQDRLLQYIEENPDFIQPASRRNEMINFIKSGLEDLCVSRTTFDWGIPVPFDTKHVVYVWFDALVNYITAAGYLHDREKFNKYWPADVHLVGKEIVRFHTIIWPIILMALGIELPKMVYGHGWLVVEGDKMSKSKGNVIDPLALIDEFGADAIRYFLLKEITLGMDGNFSREALINRINADLANDLGNLLHRTLSMIGRFNGGAIEGPGATEPIDLELVALAQNTAAAYEKYMEHMEINAALKEVWGLIGRANKYIDETAPWALAKDAAKKSRLNTVLYNLAEVLRIVSILISPFMPATAPKIWSQLGIEENLGDMRLDDAQRWGRLKAGTRVNKPEPIFPRIEVKADEEPETAATRRPPVAAAPMPAPAEQANEITIDEFAKMDLRVAKVLACEKVPKADKLLKLTVDLGTEQRTIVSGIALHYKPEDLVGKNVVLVANLKPAKIRGIESRGMVLAASNGDKLVLVDAPDMPPGSKVK
- the tmk gene encoding dTMP kinase translates to MPGLFITFEGADGAGKTTQLALLADYLRAQGWPVRCTREPGGTPLGDAIRALLLDPANARMAARTEALLYMAARAQHVAEVIAPALARGEIVLSDRYADSTIVYQGVARQLPEHELAAINTFATGGLEPDLTILLDCRQEVLYGRMAGRGAKDRIELEAARFHEQVRQGFLRLAAASDRFCVIEADGSVQAVHAKVIAAVQQFLDRRGSR
- a CDS encoding PSP1 domain-containing protein is translated as MLYTVVGVRFKKAGKIYYFDPGELELARGDHVIVETARGLEYGEVVIGPRQVPEEKIVLPLKPVQRKATEQDAEKVKENRLKEKEAFKICEQKIQAHGLPMNLVDVEYTFDVNKIIFYFTADGRIDFRELVKDLAAVFRTRIELRQIGVRDEAKMCGGIGCCGRPLCCATFLGDFEPVSIRMAKDQNLSLNPTKISGICGRLMCCLKFENDCYENCKRTAAPTVGREVVTVEGEGKVVAVNPGKKTATVLLADDSGRTLEIPWGELVEKE
- a CDS encoding AbrB/MazE/SpoVT family DNA-binding domain-containing protein is translated as MKSTGIVRKVDELGRVVIPIELRRTLDIEEKDALEIYVDNDRIILRKYEPACVFCGNADEVTNFKGKNVCRECLEAMVQKAI
- the holB gene encoding DNA polymerase III subunit delta'; the encoded protein is MFWDEIVGHAETIKMLQGMLRSGRLPHALLFAGPEGVGKTLVAKALAASLLCQGAVRPCGGCPACRQTAEFAHPALKVIVPAGNTIKIDQIRELQHEAALAGGDGWRLCVIEQAERMTAQAANSLLKLLEEPPPRLIFILLTASPHALIDTIRSRCQVLRFAPLPPEVLTAALTRRGYGEEAARVAARLSGGRMGTALALLTPGGMALRDQAAAMLAKLPAADMETVWSAAATLDKLAPADFTAFLHYLTCLLRDLLLLAEGHRPDLLFNLDLTHELAGLARAWTPPALFAALAAVRDAGRAVQGNANIRLTCEALFIHLVDLAKEGSDAIHGSRRAL
- a CDS encoding aminotransferase class I/II-fold pyridoxal phosphate-dependent enzyme — encoded protein: MHFKQTDTPLLQAMQHYVEDGAIPFHTPGHKMGKGMHPRLRQFVSAETLALDLALMAELDDLHEPHGCIKAAQDLAAELYGADHSFFVVNGTTGGIYAMILTIAGPKEKIIVPRNAHRSIIGGIILSGATPVFMQPEVDYELGLAMGVTPETVEKAVEQHPDAKGVLIINPTYYGVATDLKRIVDIVHARNMAVIVDEAHGPHLKFSSRLPLQALDAGADICAQSTHKIIGAMTQCSMVHCREGRISVPRLKAMLQLVQSTSPNYILMASLDVARMQMATEGRQLIERAIDLAEWVRAEINKIPGLYCFGAEKVGNPGVYAFDPTKVTVTVKGLGLKGAEAERILRHKYKVQVELSDMYNILFLITLGDSEREAQALVDALRDLAENHVGKRDFTAVDDVYSTTTYPEPPVQALSPRRALFGNTRIVPFREAAGRICAEIVTFYPPGIPLLCPGEIISEDIIQYCLRLQEAGLHISGPEDYTLNTIKVVE